One part of the Bacteroidales bacterium genome encodes these proteins:
- a CDS encoding glycerol acyltransferase: MEIQKNNDGYESLVITEKTIDVRKLIYDRNPKLAKWIPKFLLRFLERLIHQKEINETLYRNKDKQGLDAVEAFLNDFGVIVKTHNIENIKDENRFLLVSNHPLGGVDGLALMKSVGRVKPPICFPVNDFLLYLPNISELFIPINKIGSQSTANARKFDEAFLSEKNILFFPAGLASRKIKGKIVDTEWKKTFVQKARSYQRNVIPVFIDGRNSNRFYRLAKWRKFFRIKFNIEMLFLPDETFKQKGKTINIYFGKPIPYTLFDNSKKDIEWAQYVKEIVYNLKQNL, translated from the coding sequence ATGGAAATTCAAAAAAACAATGATGGATACGAGTCTTTAGTTATCACTGAAAAGACAATAGATGTCCGGAAACTAATCTACGACCGCAATCCTAAGCTCGCAAAGTGGATTCCTAAATTTCTGCTTAGATTTTTAGAGCGACTTATACATCAAAAAGAAATAAATGAAACTTTATATAGAAATAAAGACAAGCAAGGTCTTGATGCCGTAGAAGCTTTTTTGAACGATTTTGGAGTAATTGTAAAAACACATAATATTGAAAACATAAAAGACGAAAATCGTTTTTTATTAGTTTCAAATCACCCATTGGGCGGCGTTGATGGCTTGGCGTTAATGAAATCGGTGGGAAGAGTAAAACCGCCGATTTGTTTCCCTGTAAATGATTTTTTATTGTATTTGCCAAATATTAGCGAACTTTTTATACCAATAAACAAAATTGGGAGCCAGTCAACAGCTAATGCTCGTAAATTTGATGAAGCATTTTTATCCGAAAAAAATATTTTATTTTTCCCAGCAGGGCTAGCTTCTAGAAAAATAAAAGGAAAAATTGTTGATACTGAATGGAAAAAAACTTTTGTTCAAAAAGCCCGCAGTTACCAAAGAAATGTTATTCCAGTGTTTATTGACGGTCGCAATTCTAATCGTTTTTACAGATTAGCGAAGTGGAGAAAGTTTTTTAGAATTAAATTTAACATTGAAATGCTTTTTTTACCAGACGAAACTTTCAAGCAAAAAGGCAAAACAATCAATATTTATTTTGGGAAACCAATTCCTTATACATTATTCGACAATAGCAAGAAAGATATTGAATGGGCTCAATATGTAAAAGAAATAGTTTATAATTTAAAACAAAATTTGTAA